The Oceaniferula flava genome contains the following window.
GCGGAGTTTCTGCGCGTGGCGGAAGAGGGCGCCTTGCAGCTGCCCGTTGATCTCTTCCATGAAGACCCGCTTCAGGCCGCCGTGGTGGATGTCGCCATGGAGGATCTGACCGCGGTAGGGACCGCTGGGCACCTCGATGGGCTCGGTGGGGGAGTTGCCAATTTCATTCTGCGGCTGCCAGACGACCGGCTGACTCACGGGTCGGCTCGCCCACGGGTGTTCGGGGGTGTATTTATTGTTGAAAAATTTACCCGGGCGGATGTGCAGCATTTTGTTCGCTGGCAGGTAGTCGCCCTGGTTATCGGACACCAGGATCTCGCCCTTCGAGGTGATGCCGATTCCGTTCGGCGTGCGCAGGCCGGCGGCGATGATTTCGTATTCGCCGGTGTCGGGATCGACGGCGATGCAGGTGCCGCGGTCTTTCACCTGGGGCACGGTGGTCGCTCCGCCGGGGTTGATGGCGACGGCGAGGTTGAGGTAGAATTTCCCCTGGTGATAAATCGGGCCGAAGGTGAACTGGTGGAAGTTATCACTCACCTGCCAGGCATTACTGACGCAGCGGAAGGTATCGCAGACGCCGTCCTGATCGCTATCGATCAGCTCGGTGAGTTCCTGCTTTTGGCAGACGAAAATGCGGTCGTCCACGATGCTGATGCCGAGGGGTTCGGCGAGGCCGGAAGCGAACTCTTTGATCCGCATCTTTTTCGGATCGCCGCCGTAGCCTTGGATGAAATACACCGCGCCCTGGGAGGTCCATGAGCACACCACCATGGTGCCATCGCTGAGGAATCCGATGCCGCCCGCCTTGATCTCCAAGCCGGGGATGGAGATGTCGGTGACCTTCATCGCGGGGTGGGGGGCATCGAGCTTGCGCTGGAAACCGGGGGCTCCGCTGAACGGGTGGCCTTGTTCTACCACGGTGATCGGTAAGCGATCGCTCACCAGGTTCAGACCGGTGGAGTCTAACACTGCCTCATCGGCGGCCTTGGTGGCGCGCAGAGTGACGGTGTGGGTGCCAGGTGTGAGCTCGAGTTTTTTGAAATGCAGTGGCTCAAATGTTTTCCAGTCCTTGGTCTGTTTGGTGACGCCTTGGAGCTTTTGGCCATTGCATTCCAGCACCAGTTCACTGCCGGCGGCACGGGCGTGTGCGTAATCGAGCACCGGGTAAACGGTGACGGCTTCGGTAACGACGATGGTCCAGCTCGGGACCGATTCGATGGAGTGCCAAAAGCGGAAAAACTGGCCGTCCGCCGTGAGGTTGCCATTTCCTGAGGGGCCTTTGATGGTGGCTGCTGAGGGGGCGAGGTGCACGCTGCCGGCGTGGGCCGCCAGTAGGCTGCCGGCGAAAAAGAGAGTGGTGAGAAATTTCATCGCAGAGGTGTGTCTGTTAGTTGATTGAGGTGCTGTGGCTGCTGCTGCCATTGCGGGTCACGCGGAGCGCATTGTCGCTGACTCCCGACCATTCGAGGCCGCTGGGGAAATCGACCACGATGTGGTTCCCCGGTGCCAGTTCGCTGACTTTCAAGTGGCGTTTCAGCTGTCCTTTTTCCGTGCTGCGGCAGCTGTCTTCGATCAGCGCGAGATGTTTCCCTTCGGCATTGCGGAAGGCGAAGCTCAGGGTGACCACTCCATTTTTTTCGATTCGATGACCGAGGTAATGCAGCGTCGCGGAGCTGTCGGAGTGGTGGTAGCGCTGGCCATTTTTCGGCGACTTGTTTTCGAAAATCAGGGTGCCGTTGGTCTTCGGTTGCGGTCCGTGCGCACCGGTGAAAACGGCGCCTGTTAGTTCCACCGCCTTGCCGGCTTCGGCAGGTTTCCAGAGGGTGGAAATCCCCCCGTGCCAGGTGTCATAGGCCACCGCAATTTGCGGGCTGAGTTCGATCGCCAAGGATCTCGGTTGACCATTCAAGACACAGCGCAGCGCTTGGGGTTGCTTGGATTTCTGGATGTTTCGAACATCGTCTGCCAAGCTGTCGGCTCGGCTCGATGTGCTGATCATGGGGCCCGCCAGCATGACGCCAACGAGGGCGGCGAGTGGTGAGCGAAGTGGGATGGTCGTCATGAGAATGGATGTGGAATAGGTGCTGTAAAATGTGCAACGGAACCTCGGTAAAACGGACGAGTTGGGCGATGTTTTTCATCGCAAATTTCTGCTCCGGCCAGCCGCGTCGATGGCTGCCATCTTTGCCGTGGAGAATGCTTCTGCAAGGTTATTGATGATGAACGATAAAAAGCCGCACAGGGCTTGACCCAGTGGGATGGCTTGTTATCTTGCGCCTCCGTTTTCTAGCTGGAATTGTCACTTGGCGATCCTAACAGAAAAGGGAAAGTCTCTCACAATAAAAAACCATACACATGGCAACTAAAAAGAAGGCCGCAAAGAAGGCCACCAAGAAAACTGCTTCAAAAGCAGCCGCTAGCAAGACTACCGAGTCTGCTTCTTCCAACAAAAATGTCTACTTCTTCGGAGGTGGCAAGGCCGACGGTAACGGTTCCCAGAAAAACCTCCTCGGAGGTAAGGGCGCTAACCTCGCCGAAATGGGCCTGATCGGAATTCCTGTTCCTGCTGGCTTCACCATCACCACCGAGGTCTGCACCTACTACTACGACAACGGTAAGAAATACCCCAAGACCCTCAAGGCAGAGATCGAAGAAAACATTGCCAAAGTGGAAGAAGTCATGGGCAAAAAATTCGGTGACTTGGAGAACCCACTTCTCCTCTCCGTTCGCTCCGGCGCACGTGAGTCCATGCCCGGCATGATGGACACCATCCTCAACCTCGGTATCAACGACGAGGTGGTCGAAGCGCTGGCCAAGAAAACTGGCAACGCCAAATTCGCATGGGACTCCTACCGTCGTTTCCTCCAGATGTATGGTAGCGTCGTGATGGAAGTGGAAGCCGAAGAAGGCGAGCACCACGATCCTTACGAAGTGATCCTCGATAAAGCCAAGGCCAAGGCCAAGGTGAAAGATGACTCCGGTCTCTCCGCTGAAGAACTGCAGTGGGTGGTCGCCGAGTTCAAAGCACTCATCAAAGAGCGCTCCGGCAAGAATTTCCCAGAAGACCCACGCGACCAGCTCACCGGAGCGGTCAACGCCGTGTTCAACTCCTGGAACAACGACCGTGCCATCGTTTACCGTCAGAAATACGGTATCCCAGCCGCATGGGGAACTGCTGTGAACGTGCAGGCCATGGTCTTCGGTAACACCGGCACCACATCCGGCACTGGCGTTGCATTCACTCGTGACCCCGCCACCGGCGAAAACGTTTTCTACGGTGAGTATCTCATCGATGCCCAGGGCGAAGACGTGGTTGCAGGTGTCCGCACACCGAAGCCTATCGCCCAGATGGCCAAGGACCTTCCCAAGTCGCACAAAGAGCTGCTGAAAATCCGCAAGGTTCTCGAGAAGCACTTCCGCGATGTGCAGGACGTTGAGTTCACCATCGAAGAAGGCAAACTCTGGATGCTGCAGACCCGTAACGGTAAGCGCACCGGTTTCGCCGCAGTCAACATCGCCCTCGACATGGTCAAGGAGCGTCTCATCAAGAAAGAAGAAGCCATCCTCCGCATCCCTGCCGATGACTTGAGCCACCTTCTCGCCCCCATCTTTGATGCCAAGGCTGAGAAAGCTGCCAAGAAAGTGGGTAGCGGTCTCCCTGCCGGCCCTGGTGCTGCATGTGGTAAGATCTACTTCTCCGCTGAAGAGTCCGTCAAAGCTGCTGCCAAAGGTGAGTCGGTCATCCTTGTCCGCCAGGCCACTTCTCCGGAAGACCTTCGCGGCATGATCGCTGCCGACGGTATCCTCACCACCGAAGGTGGAGCTTCCTCCCACGCCGCACTCGTTGCCCGTCAGATGGGTAAAGTCTGCGTCTGCGGTGCTCACAACATGAGCATCGACTACAGCAAGAAGTCCCTCACCGGAAACGGCGTCACTCTCAAGGAGGGCGACTTCCTTTCCCTGAACGGATTTGTCGGTAGCGTCTACGCCGGCGAGATCAAGTCTTCTCCTTCACAGGTGATCCAAGGTCTCATCGAGAACAAGCCTGCTGCCAAGCGTTCCGACACTTACAAGAAGTTCATGGAGCTGATGCAGTGGACCGACAAGCTTCGCAAACTTGGTATCCGCACCAACTCGGACACCCCTGAGCAGGTGGAGCAAGCCATTAAGTTCGGTGCAGAAGGCATCGGCCTGACACGTGCCGAGCACATGTTCTTCGAAGGCAACCGTATCGACGCCGTCCGTGAGATGATCCTCGCTGACGATGACGAAGGCCGCGCCAAGGCACTCAAGAAGATCAAGGTCTTCATGAAAAAAGACTTCAAGGGAATCTTCAAGTCCCTCGAAGGTCGCCCGGCTACCATCCGTCTTCTGGATCCACCACTGCACGAATTCATCGGCACTATGGACACCGCTCAGAAGAAGGATCTCTCCAAGAAGATCGGCATGAGCGCCGCTGCGATCACTCGCCGCATCCACGCTCTCCACGAAGAGAACCCCATGCTGGGTCACCGTGGTTGCCGTCTCGGCATCAGCTACCCAGCTGTTACCGCCATGCAGGTTGAGGCCATCCTCGAAGCTGCTGCTGACGTGCAGAAAGCCGGCACCAAGGTTCTCCCTGAGATCATGGTCCCACTCGTTTCCTACGCCCGTGAGCTTGAGCTCCAGAAGCAGGTCATCGATGAAACTGCCGCTGAAGTCCGTAAGAAACTCGGTCTCAAGAAGAGCGAGCTGAAGTACACCGTCGGAACCATGATCGAGATTCCTCGCGCTGCCATCACCGCTGCTGAAGTGGCCAAGCACGCTGAGTTCTTCTCCTTCGGAACCAACGACCTCACCCAGACCGGTCTCGGCCTGTCTCGTGACGACTCCTCCAGCTTCCTTCCTGCTTACCAGGACGCCGAAGTGCTCAACAACAACCCATTCGCCAGCCTCGACCAAGAGGGTGTCGGACAGCTCGTTGAAATGGGTGCCAAAGGTGGCCGCACCACCAAGCCGAAACTGAAACTCGGCATCTGTGGTGAGCACGGTGGTGATCCGGAATCCGTGAAGTTCTTCCACCGCGCAGGACTCAACTACGTTTCCTGCTCGCCATTCCGTATCCCCGTTGCCCGTCTTGCCGCTGCGCAAGCCGCCCTCGAGGAAAAAGGCATGGCTCGCGGAGAGGTCAGCTAATGACGCATGAGGGGAGCAATCCCTTCGTGACCTAAACAATCACAAGCCCCCGGTGGAGAAATCCGCCGGGGGCTTTTTTTGTGTGGGGTTTTGACGAGGGGTGATTCCCCGAACACAAGCATTAGGATCTTGAGGTCAGCATGCGACCTAGCAGGAAGCCGGTTCCGACCAGTAGGGCGGCAGCGATACCTGGGCGGGCTTTGCCCTTGGCGCATATGTCATCGGCAAAATCCGAGGGCTTGGAGCGTTTCAGGTAGTCCGACGTGTCAGCCAGCTTTTCGCTCGCCTTGTGGATGGCGGGTGCCACTTTGCGCTGGTAGCCGGATTCGATCTTCGAGCAGGCTTTTTCACTGGCCTCGCTGAGGTGACCGATCGATTCTCCCAGTCGGGTCGAGCCGTCGTCGATCAGGGTGCTCGTCTTTTCTTTGGCCTTGGTGGTGGCGTCGGAAACGGACTTTTTGAAGCCCTGCGAGTTTTGCTCGGCATAGGGGGCGTCGGTAGCTGCTTGGCTGGTGGTGTTCGGATGGGGTTGGGCGTTGGGTTGCATGGAAGTGGGATTGGTTTCTATCGTTGTCATAACAAGTGATGAATTGCAGGAGTTACGCCAATCTTTAAGTGTCGTGGCTGAGAGGCTGCAGGCTAGGGAATATAATGGTTGCCGCGTGTTTGTGGCATTTTGGATGACGGTAGAGTGGCGCTCTTCATGTTTCATTTTGCATCGTGTAACATGCAGATCGCCAATCTTCGCTGGCCACTGAGCGCTTATTCATCTTCCTGTTCGAGGGCGGCTTTTTTCTGCTCCATATCGTAGCCATCGGTCAGCACCGAGCTATGCGCCAGGGCGCGGCGCATCACCAAGCGAGCCAATCCACCGGCGGCTCCAGTGAGGATGGACCAGGTCAGGGCGTCCTTCCATTCGGTGGATGGCGATGCGGGGTTTTTCGGCGGTTCGCGATCGGTGAAGGCGCGGTAGCCTTTGCCGATCACGCCCTTGGTGGCGCGGGAGGCAATGAATGGCACCGCCAGGCCGGCGGCCATGAGGATTTGTTTTTTGGATGGGGTGATGTTCATAGCGATTGGGTTTTACTGGGATTGGGCGACGGTGAAAGTTTTCGGCATCTTACGGGCCTCGCTTTTGCCTTGGGCCATATCTCGGTCAGGGGTCGATTCAACCTGTTCTTCCACTTGGTAAGGGGCGGGTTGAAGAGTGGTTATGTAGGCTGCGGCCATCCAAAGGCCGAGTGTCGTGGACGTGGAAATGATGAAGAGACGGATGGTTTTCATAATTCTTGGCCAGCCCTTGTTGGAAGGGCTGACGTCAGAATTGCACTTCATGTGCCAAAGCTATCGGGGCGGGTTTCCGCCCTGAAATACAAGTGTCTGGGCACGCCAGAGCGTCGCGCGAGGAGACCCAAAACGTGCACTCTGCAACAGTTCGGGGGTAGATTGCACCTGGCGGACTGGCTTCAGGGCCGGCCGGGGCGCTAGGTCGAGATGATACGCTCGATGCGTTTGAACCCCTGCCAGCGGGACAAGATAATGCGGCAGGTCATCAGCAGTGGCAGCCCGATCAGCATGCCGGGGATGCCCCAGAATGCTCCCCAGCAGAGCACCCAGACGAAGATGATGATCGGATTCACGGTGAAGCTCTCGCCGAGGATGGCGGGGGTGACAAAATTCCCTTCAAAGAGGGTGGTGAGGTAGTAAACGCCGGGCACCAAGATGATGAACATACTTTGATCGTAGTGGGTGGCGGCCACGAGGAAAACGATGCAGGTGCCGACGATGGCACCGATGTAGGGGATGAAATTCAGCACCGCGGCGAGCACACCCCAGAGCACCGGATTCGGCATGCCCAGCGCCCACATCGCCAGACCGATGACCAGGCCCAAGACGATGTTGATGATCGTGATGGTGAACATGTAGCGCGAGACCTCATTGGTCACCTCGTCCATCAGTTTCGCCGTTAGATCCACTTCCGTGATCCGGTTGAGCATCTTTTCGCCGTAGGCTAGGATGAAGTAGACCAGCGTCAGGGTGACCACGATGTAGTAGCCCACGGAGTTGATGATTTCCACCAGCTCGTCTATCGGATTAGTGGCGATATTCACCTTCACCGGGCTGAGTGGTTTGACAAAGGTTTCGTCGAGTGTGGCGATTTGCTGATTGGGGATCTTGCTTCGTTCCAGCGAGCCGGTCTTGGCATTGATAGACTCTTCGTTCTTGATGTCCTCTTGGTTCAGGCTGTCGTCGCCGCCTTCGTCTTCGCCCGTGTTGGTGATCTTTTCCACCTCGGTGGCCACCTGGGAAATCTCTTTCTGGATTTTGGCGATCGGGTAGAAGACGCTCTTGAGTCGATTCTTGACGATCTCGTTTCTCAGCTTGTCGGTGTATTCCACCGCGGGTGCCGAGAGGTAGTAAATCCCTGTTCCCAACAATCCCAAGACGGTCAGGATGATCAGCAGCGAGCTCATCGGCGAGGGCAGCTTGAGCTTGCACAGGTAGCGATGGATCGGTTTGAGAATCAGCGACAGCAGCAGCGAGAGAATGATCGGCAGCAGGACCGGGCGAATGAAATACAGGGTGTAAGCCACCGCCAACAGGAGGATGGCGTGCTGCACGAAGCTGAAGGTGGCCAGCCTCTCCTGAACCTTGTTTCCCAGAGAACTGCGGGAGGGAGGTTCAGGTGTGGTTGGTTCTTGGCTCATGGGGATGGCGCGAGGGTGGGCTGGATGCTTGGTCTGCTAGTATCCACCATTAATGGAGATGCCTGACCATGTCCAGCTTAGGAACACTCGGCGACGGTGTCGCAGAGCACCTGCATGTTCTCAGGCTTGGCCGAAGGCAGGATGCCGTGGCCGAGGTTAAGGATGTGGCCGTGGCGACCTTTCATTTTTTCTAACAAGATGCGTGTTTCCTCTCGCACCACATCCGCGCTGGCGGTGAGGATGAGGGGATCGAGGTTACCCTGCACGGCGACGTTGTCTGGCAGGCTGTCGTAGTAGCTCGGGAGGTCGATGGTCCAATCGACGCTGAGCACGCTGGCACCGGTGGCGCAGAGTGCGTCCTTCTGGTGTCCCATGCCCTTGGCGAAGATGATCACGGGGAAGTCTTCCGGCAGCGAGTCGGTGATCTTTTTGATCCACTTCAGCGACATTGCTTCGTATTGGTGGCTCGGGCAGAAGGCGCCTGCGGAGTCGAAGATCTGCACAGCATCGATGCCGGCTTCGATCTGCATCTTGAACAAGTCGATCACCGCATCGGTTACTTTGTGCATCAGTTTTTCAAACACAGCGGGCTCCGAGTAGAACAGCGACTTCAGTGCGGCGAGGTCCTTGAGCGAGCCGCCTTCGGTCATGTAAGCGGCGAGTGTCCATGGGGAGCCGCCGAAGCCGAGCAGCGTTTTGTCCTCGCCAATTTCCTGACGCGTCATGCGCAGGGCGGCGGGGAGGTAGGCGAGTTTTTCTTCGATCCCGGAGGCGTCGAGTGCGTCGATTTTTGCTTCGGAATCGAGCAGGTAATCCATGGCAATGCCGCCACCCACTGATTTATCGCGGAAGTGGTAGGGCTGGCCGAGCGCCTCCGGGATGATGAGGATGTCGGAAAAGATGATCGCAGCATCGAGAGGGAAACGTTTCAGCGGCTGCAGGGTGACCTCGGTGGCCAGCTCGGGGGTCTGCGCCAGCTCGATGAAGCTGTATTTTTCCTTGAGAGCGCGGTATTCAGGCAGGTAGCGACCAGCTTGGCGCATCACCCAGACGGGTGTGCGGTCGGTCGGCTGGCGGCGAATGGAGGCGAGGAAGCGTTCTCTGGATGTCATGGGATCTAAATTGGAAGATAGGCGGGGGCGCGGCAATATGATGTCAGGATACGCGGGAGGAAAGGGCGAATTTGCAGAAGGTGACTGCGAATCGCGGTCGATCTCCGGAATCGCGGACGGGGCGACGCGATATCGATTGCACTTGCACGGGTTCAGGAGCGAGGTTATGCGAAGCACATGATTCATAAAGCGATGCTTTTGATGGTGCTTTCCGTGCTTGCAGTCTCCTGCCGCAAGGCCCCGGAGGCGGTGGAAGTGACTGAAACCCGCGAACTGACGATGTGGGATGA
Protein-coding sequences here:
- a CDS encoding DUF7133 domain-containing protein, producing MKFLTTLFFAGSLLAAHAGSVHLAPSAATIKGPSGNGNLTADGQFFRFWHSIESVPSWTIVVTEAVTVYPVLDYAHARAAGSELVLECNGQKLQGVTKQTKDWKTFEPLHFKKLELTPGTHTVTLRATKAADEAVLDSTGLNLVSDRLPITVVEQGHPFSGAPGFQRKLDAPHPAMKVTDISIPGLEIKAGGIGFLSDGTMVVCSWTSQGAVYFIQGYGGDPKKMRIKEFASGLAEPLGISIVDDRIFVCQKQELTELIDSDQDGVCDTFRCVSNAWQVSDNFHQFTFGPIYHQGKFYLNLAVAINPGGATTVPQVKDRGTCIAVDPDTGEYEIIAAGLRTPNGIGITSKGEILVSDNQGDYLPANKMLHIRPGKFFNNKYTPEHPWASRPVSQPVVWQPQNEIGNSPTEPIEVPSGPYRGQILHGDIHHGGLKRVFMEEINGQLQGALFRHAQKLRGGINRLEWGPDGHLYAGIAGHVGNWGNAKRNGLLRIEYAEPVPFEMLAVRAKSDGLEIEFTEPLAEGQGWDPGYYLIDSWTYAPNEKYGGPKIDQHKLTPEAISVSADRKRVFLKMPTMKTGYVTHIVLNRSLTSASGRSLFAGECWYNLNEKPKELAGEIRPLPADAVVLGEVSETQLSRVDVLHKTFCASCHTTNGNKLVGPSFKGMFGKKQKVRRGSEVIEMTVDEDYIRRAILNPGAEYPDGFQPIMPQTLSESFSKEDTEKLVQWIKSLQ
- the ppdK gene encoding pyruvate, phosphate dikinase codes for the protein MATKKKAAKKATKKTASKAAASKTTESASSNKNVYFFGGGKADGNGSQKNLLGGKGANLAEMGLIGIPVPAGFTITTEVCTYYYDNGKKYPKTLKAEIEENIAKVEEVMGKKFGDLENPLLLSVRSGARESMPGMMDTILNLGINDEVVEALAKKTGNAKFAWDSYRRFLQMYGSVVMEVEAEEGEHHDPYEVILDKAKAKAKVKDDSGLSAEELQWVVAEFKALIKERSGKNFPEDPRDQLTGAVNAVFNSWNNDRAIVYRQKYGIPAAWGTAVNVQAMVFGNTGTTSGTGVAFTRDPATGENVFYGEYLIDAQGEDVVAGVRTPKPIAQMAKDLPKSHKELLKIRKVLEKHFRDVQDVEFTIEEGKLWMLQTRNGKRTGFAAVNIALDMVKERLIKKEEAILRIPADDLSHLLAPIFDAKAEKAAKKVGSGLPAGPGAACGKIYFSAEESVKAAAKGESVILVRQATSPEDLRGMIAADGILTTEGGASSHAALVARQMGKVCVCGAHNMSIDYSKKSLTGNGVTLKEGDFLSLNGFVGSVYAGEIKSSPSQVIQGLIENKPAAKRSDTYKKFMELMQWTDKLRKLGIRTNSDTPEQVEQAIKFGAEGIGLTRAEHMFFEGNRIDAVREMILADDDEGRAKALKKIKVFMKKDFKGIFKSLEGRPATIRLLDPPLHEFIGTMDTAQKKDLSKKIGMSAAAITRRIHALHEENPMLGHRGCRLGISYPAVTAMQVEAILEAAADVQKAGTKVLPEIMVPLVSYARELELQKQVIDETAAEVRKKLGLKKSELKYTVGTMIEIPRAAITAAEVAKHAEFFSFGTNDLTQTGLGLSRDDSSSFLPAYQDAEVLNNNPFASLDQEGVGQLVEMGAKGGRTTKPKLKLGICGEHGGDPESVKFFHRAGLNYVSCSPFRIPVARLAAAQAALEEKGMARGEVS
- a CDS encoding DUF4235 domain-containing protein, which codes for MNITPSKKQILMAAGLAVPFIASRATKGVIGKGYRAFTDREPPKNPASPSTEWKDALTWSILTGAAGGLARLVMRRALAHSSVLTDGYDMEQKKAALEQEDE
- a CDS encoding AI-2E family transporter, which encodes MSQEPTTPEPPSRSSLGNKVQERLATFSFVQHAILLLAVAYTLYFIRPVLLPIILSLLLSLILKPIHRYLCKLKLPSPMSSLLIILTVLGLLGTGIYYLSAPAVEYTDKLRNEIVKNRLKSVFYPIAKIQKEISQVATEVEKITNTGEDEGGDDSLNQEDIKNEESINAKTGSLERSKIPNQQIATLDETFVKPLSPVKVNIATNPIDELVEIINSVGYYIVVTLTLVYFILAYGEKMLNRITEVDLTAKLMDEVTNEVSRYMFTITIINIVLGLVIGLAMWALGMPNPVLWGVLAAVLNFIPYIGAIVGTCIVFLVAATHYDQSMFIILVPGVYYLTTLFEGNFVTPAILGESFTVNPIIIFVWVLCWGAFWGIPGMLIGLPLLMTCRIILSRWQGFKRIERIIST
- the hemE gene encoding uroporphyrinogen decarboxylase, whose protein sequence is MTSRERFLASIRRQPTDRTPVWVMRQAGRYLPEYRALKEKYSFIELAQTPELATEVTLQPLKRFPLDAAIIFSDILIIPEALGQPYHFRDKSVGGGIAMDYLLDSEAKIDALDASGIEEKLAYLPAALRMTRQEIGEDKTLLGFGGSPWTLAAYMTEGGSLKDLAALKSLFYSEPAVFEKLMHKVTDAVIDLFKMQIEAGIDAVQIFDSAGAFCPSHQYEAMSLKWIKKITDSLPEDFPVIIFAKGMGHQKDALCATGASVLSVDWTIDLPSYYDSLPDNVAVQGNLDPLILTASADVVREETRILLEKMKGRHGHILNLGHGILPSAKPENMQVLCDTVAECS